In one window of Musa acuminata AAA Group cultivar baxijiao chromosome BXJ3-2, Cavendish_Baxijiao_AAA, whole genome shotgun sequence DNA:
- the LOC135631639 gene encoding dehydration-responsive element-binding protein 1F-like yields MKSDETKNFVMLSSKLTGESTESVSLRTLAIASSSGSTALWVSNAVDFDVKYRLFSVRRRTDRSPLYNVLRKRRHTRRLMQLDLGFQVARKEGEAVAFEFEESSPSSASPSSSSCSSPTVVSTGGSTLASRALGPSPKRKAGRKKFRETRHPVYHGVRERNGGRWVCEVREPQKKSRIWLGTFREPEMAALAHDVAAIALRGGSAQLNFPDLAGALPRARSTAPDDVRRAAAKAAEMLRPLKSSPAPLPAVSDAGESQGREAREENTATKDAAAPPAAVFVDEEELFNMPELIEDMARGLLLTPPALQWRGFDWDIAVEEEQEISLWPLWNHE; encoded by the exons ATGAAATCGGATGAGACCAAAAACTTCGTGATGCTCAGCTCGAAGCTTACTGGAGAGTCAACCGAGTCGGTCAGCCTCAG AACGTTGGCGATTGCTTCCTCCAGCGGAAGCACTGCGCTTTGGGTGTCGAACGCGGTGGACTTCGACGTGAAGTACCGTCTTTTCTCTGTGCGTCGACGCACCGATCGATCACCTCTTTATAATGTGCTTAGGAAGCGTCGACATACCCGCCGACTAATGCAGCTCGATCTCGGCTTTCAAGTTGCAAGGAAGGAAGGAGAAGCTGTCGCCTTTGAGTTCGAGGAATCGTCGCCGTCGTCGGCCTCCCCCTCCTCGTCTTCGTGCTCATCGCCGACGGTAGTATCGACGGGAGGCTCCACGTTGGCCTCCCGCGCTCTGGGCCCGTCGCCGAAGCGGAAGGCCGGGCGGAAGAAGTTCCGGGAGACGCGACACCCGGTGTACCACGGCGTGCGGGAGCGCAACGGCGGTCGGTGGGTGTGCGAGGTGCGGGAGCCCCAGAAGAAGAGCCGCATCTGGCTGGGGACGTTCCGGGAGCCGGAGATGGCCGCGCTGGCGCACGACGTGGCCGCCATCGCGCTCCGCGGCGGGTCGGCCCAGCTCAACTTCCCGGACCTCGCAGGGGCACTGCCCCGCGCGCGATCGACGGCGCCCGATGACGTCCGCCGCGCCGCGGCCAAGGCGGCCGAGATGTTACGACCTTTAAAGTCGTCGCCCGCGCCGCTGCCCGCCGTGTCGGATGCAGGAGAAAGCCAGGGACGTGAGGCGAGGGAGGAGAATACAGCGACCAAGGACGCTGCTGCACCTCCGGCGGCAGTGTTCGTGGACGAGGAGGAGCTGTTCAACATGCCGGAGTTGATCGAGGACATGGCGAGGGGGTTGCTGCTGACGCCCCCAGCGTTGCAGTGGCGAGGGTTCGATTGGGATATTGCGGTGGAGGAGGAGCAAGAAATAAGCTTGTGGCCACTGTGGAATCACGAATGA
- the LOC103976517 gene encoding uncharacterized protein LOC103976517, whose product MQMQTHTSAREQQHILRARNSVRSSHRESPSEEERADEEASRTALSSFRIKEEQIERKKMEVREKVFAQLGRVEEESKRLAVIRKELETMADPTSKQVSDLRKKIDAVNSELKPLGQNCLKKDKEYRDALEAFDGKNREKAQLVNKLMELVSESERQRMRKLEQLSKTIDSLR is encoded by the exons ATGCAGATGCAGACTCACACGTCGGCACGGGAACAGCAGCACATTCTGCGCGCGAGGAACTCCGTGCGCAGCAGCCATAGAGAGAGCCCGTCCGAAGAAGAGAGAGCAGATGAGGAAGCATCAAGGACAGCTCTCTCCTCGTTCCGTATCAAGGAAGAACAGATCGAGAGGAAGAAGATGGAGGTCAGAGAGAAGGTCTTCGCTCAGCTGGGCAGGGTGGAAGAGGAAAGCAAACGCCTGGCCGTGATCCGAAAG GAACTCGAAACCATGGCGGATCCAACAAGCAAGCAAGTGTCAGACTTACGCAAGAAGATAGATGCAGTTAACAGTGAACTGAAACCTCTAGGCCAGAACTGTTTGAAGAAG GACAAGGAGTACAGGGATGCTCTTGAGGCCTTCGATGGAAAGAACAGGGAGAAGGCCCAACTAGTCAACAAGCTAATGGAG CTGGTGAGCGAGAGCGAGAGGCAAAGGATGAGAAAGCTGGAGCAGTTGAGCAAGACAATAGACTCTCTTCGGTAG
- the LOC135632043 gene encoding monodehydroascorbate reductase 3, cytosolic-like translates to MAEKHFKYVILGGGVAAGYAAREFVKLGLNPGELAIISKESVAPYERPALSKGYLFPQGAARLPGFHVCVGSGGERLLPEWYAEKGIELILGTEIVKADLASKTLTSAADVIIKYDILIIATGSTVIRLSDFGVQGADANNIFYLREIDDADKLVAAIHAKKDGKAVIVGGGYIGLELGAALKINNLDVTMVYPEPWCMPRLFTAGIAAFYEGYYANKGIKIIKGTVAVGFDSDANGDVTAVRLKDGRVLEADIVVVGVGGRPLITLFKGQVEEEKGGIKTDGFFKTSIPDVYAVGDVATFPLKLYNEQRRVEHVDHARKSAEQAVKAIKAVEEGESIEEYDYLPYFYSRSFDLSWQFYGDNVGDTILFGDNDPTSAKPKFGTYWIKEGKVVGVFLESGSLEENKLIAKVAKLQPPVQDPEQLEKEGLAFASKI, encoded by the exons ATGGCGGAGAAGCACTTCAAATACGTGATCCTCGGCGGCGGCGTTGCAGCG GGATATGCAGCTAGGGAGTTCGTGAAGCTTGGCCTCAACCCAGGAGAGCTAGCAATCATATCCAAAGAGTCG GTGGCTCCTTATGAACGGCCAGCGCTCAGCAAAGGCTACCTTTTCCCTCAAG GTGCTGCAAGATTACCAGGGTTTCATGTCTGTGTTGGCAGTGGCGGAGAAAGACTGCTTCCAGAATGGTATGCTGAGAAAG GCATTGAGCTTATACTTGGTACAGAAATTGTAAAAGCTGATCTAGCATCCAAGACTCTTACAAGTGCAGCTGATGTGatcattaagtatgatatttTGATCATTGCTACTGGCTCCACA GTCATAAGACTTTCAGACTTTGGCGTCCAAGGTGCAGATGCAAATAACATATTTTACTTGCGGGAGATTGATGATGCTGATAAACTTGTTGCTGCAATTCATGCAAAGAAAGATGGAAAGGCTGTAATTGTTGGAGGAGGGTACATTGGTCTTGAGCTTGGTGCAGCACTCAAAATCAATAATTTAGATGTCACCATGGTGTACCCTGAGCCTTGGTGCA TGCCACGGCTATTTACTGCAGGAATTGCTGCTTTTTATGAGGGTTATTATGCAAATAAAGGGATCAAAATAATCAAAGGGACTGTAGCAGTTGGATTTGATTCTGATGCAAATGGAGAT GTAACCGCTGTAAGGTTGAAGGATGGAAGAGTCTTGGAGGCTGATATTGTTGTTGTCGGTGTTGGTGGCAGACCACTTATTACACTATTTAAAGGTCAGGTAGAAGAGGAAAAAGGTGGAATTAAG ACTGATGGTTTCTTCAAGACAAGCATTCCTGATGTCTATGCTGTGGGAGATGTCGCTACATTCCCTTTAAAGCTCTACAACGAACAAAGGAGAGTCGAACATGTCGATCATGCAAGAAAATCTGCTGAGCAAGCTGTCAAG GCAATCAAGGCGGTAGAAGAAGGCGAATCGATAGAGGAATACGACTACCTTCCCTACTTCTACTCACGCTCATTTGACTTGTCATGGCAATTCTATGGAGACAATGTCGGGGACACAATCCTCTTTGGAGACAATGATCCTACCTCTGCAAAACCAAAGTTTGGTACTTACTGGATCAAGGAGGGGAAGGTGGTAGGCGTGTTCCTCGAATCCGGATCTCTTGAGGAGAACAAATTGATAGCCAAGGTAGCTAAGCTCCAGCCACCAGTGCAGGACCCTGAACAGCTGGAGAAGGAAGGTCTTGCATTTGCCAGTAAAATCTAA